The following proteins come from a genomic window of Pyxidicoccus sp. MSG2:
- a CDS encoding glutathione S-transferase family protein: MKLYGHPMSTCTRKVLTTLAEKGQEAQFVLVDLMKGEHKQPAHLARQPFGVIPALEDDGNMLYESRAIMRYLDRKLPGTSLTPADPRAYGLMEQYISVEQSYFSPAAMKVIMERLFKPHMGGGAADEARVAEGLQGVDKVFGIIDPVLGKQQYLAGDSFSLAEVSWLPYLEFFVAAGGADVLNKHKNVAAWWNRISSRPSWKKATGK, translated from the coding sequence ATGAAGCTGTACGGCCACCCGATGAGCACCTGTACGCGCAAGGTCCTCACCACCCTGGCGGAGAAGGGCCAGGAGGCCCAGTTCGTCCTCGTGGACCTGATGAAGGGCGAGCACAAGCAGCCCGCGCACCTGGCGCGCCAGCCGTTCGGCGTCATCCCGGCGCTCGAGGACGACGGCAACATGCTCTACGAGTCGCGCGCCATCATGCGCTACCTGGACCGCAAGCTGCCGGGCACCTCGCTCACGCCCGCGGACCCGCGCGCCTACGGGCTGATGGAGCAGTACATCAGCGTGGAGCAGTCCTACTTCTCGCCCGCGGCGATGAAGGTCATCATGGAGCGCCTCTTCAAGCCGCACATGGGCGGCGGCGCGGCGGACGAGGCCCGCGTCGCGGAGGGTCTCCAGGGCGTGGACAAGGTCTTCGGCATCATCGACCCGGTGCTGGGCAAGCAGCAGTACCTCGCGGGTGACAGCTTCTCCCTCGCCGAGGTGTCCTGGCTGCCGTACCTGGAGTTCTTCGTGGCCGCCGGCGGCGCGGACGTCCTCAACAAGCACAAGAACGTGGCCGCCTGGTGGAACCGCATCAGCAGCCGCCCGTCCTGGAAGAAGGCCACCGGCAAGTAG
- a CDS encoding tetratricopeptide repeat protein has protein sequence MGGVRNGKSAGTPEPAAARQDALRAGAPDVRPEEAARDTVDRHLRSAVDMLREGSAARAFGQLARVSRTEPMTPRLAAALVRYALLAGTEAAAITLLDATQAQTPDVRRAVRRQLARVLRRVGQEPRAIAALEAVLAESPDDRRARRGLQVLRERGLRGGTEAQSASGPAASGVLGKLPTLKSSVQAPAVWDEGSSSYREDTLLGSANSASQKAVPREKTAVAFPTAAAEPREKTAVAFPTATPPVPHLPWSTPGRPPDAPQAESRTRTEAELPAVGSVLSESRSKTEVEIPAVEVAPPTEKHRSVAEAKAVGGSPSSRSAVELPAVGVAASPPAFESRPTVVEMPAVGVAADEPTSPARPTAGAPSSEPAPKARSTAGEMPAVGAASNEPAPKARSTAGEMPAVGAASRVPAFESRPTVVEMPAIGMPSGTPSAEPRKPAEEQPRAGEAASPAAPSQRAGGSQHLSVPWAESPADLEDAPPARDGRAQAPRANPWADDEPTSELTFEAPPVLSDDAPRGTPPNAKPPEKVTARTAEASPERVERTQAPATSAPEKPAAVPEASPAETQEVSMADLEAALAGSAPARVGAPPQGQATPPAASASPAQGANAAATGRARTDGADTQAAGAGRVVAPGPRAEDSEEQVRSQKLEAQLIARQAWRELAQLYLKRADRAKDATVRAEALTRLAEVMENELQDPSGAARMYREIVELTGDRTALREQVRLLSTRGDASLVRRALDEAIQRARTARARAGALLTRGERWLHMGEPGRARSDFEAAEALAPGMLPVLAGLLRCVSAAERPAIAERLRLALATAPRRALDRLEGLRMLAQAAEESLGDLRLAQWAWTEVLAESPDSEHARAQLVALARKLGDPKTVGQHLRAQLARESRGPAARQARLELVATLDALGDDESALNELRQAVRYEPGHKEAWLLLVDRLTARGNMGEAAWALEHAATATEDEAEREQAWERLARFWREALRNPERAQVYARRAEGLRQAREERELPPPEPPRSATPRREPSGPKSPLVPAPATLSLTPSGIEALANEITSNTDVIVPPAAAKAPASSKNAGAKGRGGDASPPSRDEAAPEPSARSRKRAGKAAQSKEKDALASRAERAAAPAGASGAPSAPGGASPRAERPSAPPVEPRASASGGAAPAGAPAARSEQRAPVPSASAPASGAPSASPVRSEQRAPARGEPRSTAAAAGPAQASPPPRAPAPRDADPAPKSRKQAARADKAAPPPPPPAPLLGDDDEPIPPTRALGFSARSVASPPRPGAADSEPPARAAKATDLMDEDESMELGSDEPVANTRVISWEAPPGRMDPVRRIVRARGEGTVSAPAPARPAAAKPPEPAARVGPGASETREAPAVSEPSPDTEPNFFRHLRERPLDPKPYRESAEYFDSRGDTGRASLMREIADALEGREAPASPPRPQRPPLTSEQRAGLRHPGLRTPSGELLACTGIALCRLFPAQGRAAGTAEPLRSASGPGAPAVLDALHTAARLLDVHLPELVLAEDEGPPFTAVHVGQPRLLVGRLTVQQPPSAAELRFHAGRALLSLSPDLLALRALKGGQLLRALALLSTILKDPRASSPDARVVRDSLSPRALERAVALLDAGTRDFNASSLADAARDSANRAGLVACGSVGPALAVLRARHNPDAELVELLRFAASERYLELRAPR, from the coding sequence ATGGGTGGCGTGAGAAACGGCAAGAGCGCCGGCACGCCGGAGCCCGCAGCCGCCCGACAGGACGCGCTGCGAGCCGGCGCGCCCGACGTGAGGCCGGAGGAGGCTGCGCGAGACACGGTGGACCGGCACCTGCGGTCCGCCGTGGACATGTTGCGCGAAGGCTCCGCCGCCCGTGCCTTCGGCCAGCTCGCCCGCGTCAGCCGCACCGAGCCCATGACGCCGCGCCTGGCCGCCGCGCTCGTGCGCTACGCCCTGCTCGCCGGCACCGAGGCCGCCGCGATTACCCTCCTGGATGCCACGCAGGCGCAGACGCCCGACGTCCGCCGCGCGGTGCGACGGCAGCTCGCGCGAGTGCTGCGGCGGGTGGGGCAGGAGCCCCGCGCCATCGCCGCGCTGGAAGCCGTGCTGGCGGAGAGTCCGGACGACCGGCGGGCCCGGCGCGGGCTCCAGGTGCTCCGGGAGCGCGGGCTTCGTGGGGGCACGGAGGCGCAGTCGGCGAGTGGGCCCGCGGCCAGCGGTGTGCTGGGGAAGCTGCCGACCTTGAAGTCCAGCGTCCAGGCCCCCGCCGTCTGGGACGAGGGCTCCAGCAGCTACCGGGAGGACACGCTCCTCGGGTCGGCCAACAGCGCGTCGCAGAAGGCCGTGCCTCGCGAGAAGACGGCCGTGGCCTTCCCCACAGCGGCCGCCGAGCCCCGGGAAAAGACGGCCGTGGCCTTCCCCACGGCAACACCGCCCGTTCCCCATCTGCCCTGGTCCACGCCAGGACGGCCGCCCGACGCGCCACAGGCCGAGTCGCGCACGAGGACGGAGGCGGAGCTCCCGGCGGTCGGCTCGGTGCTGTCGGAGTCGCGCTCGAAGACGGAGGTGGAGATTCCGGCGGTGGAGGTGGCTCCGCCCACGGAGAAGCACCGCTCGGTGGCGGAGGCGAAGGCGGTGGGCGGTTCGCCGTCGAGTAGGTCCGCGGTCGAGCTGCCAGCGGTGGGCGTTGCCGCGAGCCCGCCCGCCTTCGAGTCACGCCCGACGGTGGTGGAGATGCCCGCCGTGGGTGTCGCCGCGGATGAGCCCACGTCTCCTGCACGTCCGACGGCGGGGGCGCCTTCTAGCGAGCCAGCTCCCAAGGCGCGTTCGACGGCGGGTGAGATGCCAGCGGTGGGTGCGGCTTCGAACGAGCCAGCTCCCAAGGCGCGTTCGACAGCGGGTGAGATGCCAGCGGTGGGTGCGGCTTCGCGCGTGCCCGCCTTCGAGTCGCGTCCGACGGTGGTGGAGATGCCCGCCATCGGGATGCCCTCGGGCACACCGTCCGCCGAGCCGCGCAAGCCGGCGGAGGAGCAGCCTCGCGCGGGTGAGGCAGCGAGCCCGGCCGCTCCCTCGCAACGCGCGGGTGGCTCACAGCATCTGTCCGTCCCGTGGGCGGAGTCCCCCGCGGACCTCGAGGATGCGCCTCCAGCGCGGGACGGCCGGGCGCAGGCTCCTCGCGCCAATCCCTGGGCGGATGACGAGCCGACGAGCGAGCTCACGTTCGAAGCTCCACCGGTCCTCTCGGACGACGCACCTCGGGGAACCCCTCCGAACGCGAAGCCGCCGGAGAAGGTGACGGCTCGGACCGCGGAAGCTTCTCCCGAACGCGTGGAGCGAACGCAGGCGCCCGCCACGAGCGCTCCCGAGAAGCCCGCTGCTGTCCCGGAGGCCTCGCCCGCGGAGACGCAGGAAGTCTCCATGGCGGACCTGGAGGCCGCGCTCGCGGGCTCCGCTCCCGCCCGCGTCGGTGCTCCTCCACAGGGACAGGCCACGCCTCCGGCCGCTTCCGCCTCCCCCGCTCAAGGCGCGAACGCGGCGGCGACAGGGCGCGCTCGAACGGACGGCGCGGACACCCAGGCGGCGGGGGCCGGTCGTGTCGTCGCGCCAGGCCCGCGAGCCGAGGACTCGGAGGAGCAGGTCCGCTCGCAGAAGCTGGAGGCCCAGCTCATCGCGCGTCAGGCCTGGCGAGAGTTGGCGCAGCTCTACCTCAAGCGCGCGGACCGGGCGAAGGACGCGACCGTGCGCGCGGAGGCCCTGACCCGTCTCGCGGAGGTCATGGAGAACGAGCTCCAGGACCCTTCCGGGGCCGCGCGCATGTACCGGGAAATCGTCGAGCTGACCGGTGACCGCACCGCGCTCCGTGAGCAGGTGCGGCTGCTGTCCACGCGCGGCGATGCCTCCCTGGTGCGGCGCGCGCTCGATGAGGCCATCCAGCGGGCCCGCACGGCCCGGGCTCGCGCAGGCGCGCTCCTGACGCGCGGAGAGCGCTGGCTCCACATGGGCGAGCCGGGCAGGGCGCGCTCGGACTTCGAGGCGGCGGAGGCGCTCGCGCCGGGGATGTTGCCCGTGCTCGCGGGGCTCCTGCGCTGTGTCTCCGCCGCGGAGCGTCCCGCCATCGCCGAGCGGCTCCGGCTCGCGCTTGCCACCGCTCCCCGCCGTGCGCTGGACCGGCTCGAAGGGCTGCGCATGCTCGCGCAGGCGGCGGAGGAGTCCCTGGGCGACCTGCGCCTGGCGCAGTGGGCCTGGACGGAGGTGCTCGCGGAGAGCCCCGACAGCGAGCATGCCCGCGCACAGTTGGTGGCGCTCGCGCGGAAGCTGGGGGACCCGAAGACGGTCGGCCAGCACCTCCGGGCCCAGCTCGCCCGGGAGTCGCGAGGCCCCGCCGCCCGGCAGGCCCGGCTGGAGCTGGTGGCCACGCTGGACGCGCTGGGCGACGACGAGTCCGCGCTGAACGAGCTGCGCCAGGCGGTGCGCTACGAGCCCGGCCACAAGGAGGCGTGGCTGCTGCTGGTGGACCGCCTCACCGCGCGCGGGAACATGGGCGAGGCGGCCTGGGCGCTCGAACACGCGGCGACGGCCACCGAGGACGAAGCGGAGCGCGAGCAGGCCTGGGAGCGGCTCGCGCGGTTCTGGCGGGAGGCCCTGCGCAATCCCGAGCGCGCGCAGGTCTACGCGCGTCGTGCGGAGGGCCTGCGACAGGCTCGCGAGGAGCGCGAGCTTCCGCCCCCCGAGCCGCCTCGCAGCGCCACGCCCCGACGCGAGCCGAGCGGGCCGAAGTCGCCGCTCGTCCCGGCTCCCGCGACGCTGTCCCTCACGCCCTCGGGCATCGAGGCGCTCGCCAACGAAATCACCTCCAACACGGACGTCATCGTCCCGCCCGCTGCTGCCAAGGCACCGGCCTCCAGCAAGAACGCGGGCGCGAAGGGACGCGGCGGCGACGCGTCTCCGCCTTCCCGCGACGAGGCCGCACCGGAGCCTTCCGCGCGCTCGAGAAAACGGGCGGGGAAGGCCGCGCAGTCCAAGGAGAAGGACGCTCTGGCCTCACGTGCGGAGCGCGCGGCGGCTCCAGCTGGAGCCAGTGGGGCACCTTCCGCGCCCGGTGGCGCGTCGCCACGTGCCGAGCGTCCGTCCGCGCCCCCAGTCGAGCCGCGTGCCTCCGCGTCCGGTGGAGCCGCTCCCGCCGGTGCGCCGGCCGCCCGTTCGGAGCAGCGTGCTCCCGTCCCGAGTGCCTCGGCCCCCGCCTCGGGTGCACCGTCCGCCTCGCCCGTCCGTTCGGAGCAGCGTGCCCCCGCGCGCGGCGAGCCACGCTCCACGGCCGCTGCGGCAGGGCCGGCGCAGGCCTCGCCGCCACCGCGCGCCCCCGCGCCACGAGACGCCGACCCCGCGCCGAAGTCCCGCAAGCAGGCCGCGCGTGCGGACAAGGCCGCGCCCCCACCCCCACCACCTGCTCCCCTGCTGGGCGACGACGACGAGCCCATCCCGCCGACGCGGGCCCTCGGCTTCAGTGCCCGTTCCGTCGCGTCCCCGCCGCGCCCGGGCGCCGCCGACAGCGAGCCACCGGCCCGTGCCGCGAAGGCCACGGACCTCATGGATGAAGACGAGTCCATGGAGCTGGGCTCCGATGAGCCCGTCGCCAACACCCGCGTCATCTCCTGGGAAGCGCCTCCCGGCCGCATGGACCCGGTGCGCCGCATCGTCCGCGCGCGCGGGGAGGGCACCGTCTCCGCGCCTGCCCCGGCCCGCCCCGCCGCCGCGAAGCCTCCCGAGCCCGCGGCCCGGGTGGGCCCCGGCGCCTCCGAGACGCGCGAGGCCCCCGCCGTCTCCGAGCCGTCCCCCGACACCGAGCCCAACTTCTTCCGGCACCTCCGCGAGCGCCCGCTCGACCCGAAGCCCTACCGCGAGTCCGCCGAGTACTTCGACAGCCGGGGAGACACCGGCCGCGCCTCGCTGATGCGCGAAATCGCCGACGCGCTCGAAGGCCGTGAGGCCCCGGCATCACCTCCGCGCCCCCAGCGCCCGCCGCTCACCTCCGAGCAGCGCGCGGGCTTGCGCCACCCCGGCCTGCGCACGCCCTCGGGAGAGCTGCTCGCCTGCACCGGCATCGCCCTCTGCCGCCTCTTCCCCGCCCAGGGGCGCGCCGCCGGCACCGCCGAGCCCCTGCGCTCCGCCTCCGGCCCCGGCGCCCCCGCCGTCCTCGACGCGCTCCACACCGCCGCGCGTTTGCTCGACGTCCACCTGCCCGAGCTCGTCCTGGCCGAGGACGAGGGCCCGCCCTTCACCGCCGTCCACGTGGGCCAGCCGCGCCTGCTCGTGGGGCGGCTCACCGTCCAGCAGCCTCCGTCCGCCGCCGAGCTGCGCTTCCACGCCGGCCGCGCCCTGCTGTCGCTGTCCCCGGACCTGCTCGCCCTGCGCGCCCTCAAGGGCGGCCAGCTCCTGCGCGCCCTGGCCCTGCTGTCCACCATCCTGAAGGACCCGCGCGCCTCCAGCCCCGACGCCCGCGTGGTGCGCGACTCCCTCTCTCCCCGCGCCCTGGAGCGCGCCGTCGCGCTGTTGGACGCCGGCACCCGCGACTTCAACGCCTCCTCGCTCGCGGACGCGGCGCGCGACTCCGCCAACCGCGCGGGGCTCGTCGCCTGCGGGAGTGTGGGCCCGGCGCTCGCCGTCCTGCGCGCGCGCCACAACCCGGATGCGGAGCTGGTGGAATTGCTGCGCTTCGCCGCGTCCGAGCGCTACCTCGAGCTGCGCGCGCCGCGCTGA
- a CDS encoding glycosyltransferase family 2 protein — protein sequence MPLPVVTVLLPARNAGSTVARAVESLLAGTLRDVRILAVDDGSTDGTRGVLEGLAARDARVEVLDGGGRGLVAALNQGLGAATSPYVARMDADDEALPRRLEVSVAALEAEPHLAGVGTGVEVFREDQPVSPSFQAYAAWLNGLTSAERLYRERFIESPMCHPSVCLRRDAVVAAGGWRHGDFPEDYALWLELLDRGHGLRNVPEVLLRWRDSSQRLTWTDPRYAVRRFAWTKAQYLVRGRGPLADGRPCTIWGAGPSGKTLARFLREEGATVERFVEVHPRKVGTRIQDTPVVSADALGPPGRSHLLVCVGVRWAREEIRADLVSWGWVEGRDFTCVA from the coding sequence ATGCCCCTCCCGGTTGTTACCGTCCTTCTCCCGGCAAGAAATGCCGGGTCCACCGTGGCCCGGGCCGTGGAGAGCCTCCTGGCAGGCACCCTCCGGGACGTCCGCATTCTCGCCGTGGATGACGGTTCCACCGACGGTACGCGCGGGGTGCTGGAGGGGCTGGCCGCCCGGGACGCCCGGGTGGAGGTACTTGACGGCGGGGGCCGGGGGCTGGTGGCGGCCCTGAACCAGGGGCTCGGCGCGGCCACCTCGCCCTACGTGGCCCGGATGGACGCGGACGACGAGGCCCTCCCCCGCCGGCTGGAGGTGAGCGTGGCCGCCCTCGAAGCCGAGCCCCACCTGGCCGGCGTGGGCACGGGCGTGGAGGTGTTCCGCGAGGACCAGCCGGTGAGCCCCTCCTTCCAGGCGTACGCGGCGTGGCTCAACGGGCTCACCTCCGCCGAGCGCCTCTACCGCGAGCGCTTCATCGAGAGCCCCATGTGCCACCCCTCGGTGTGCCTGCGCCGCGACGCCGTGGTGGCCGCGGGCGGCTGGCGCCACGGAGACTTCCCCGAGGACTACGCGCTGTGGCTCGAGTTACTGGACCGGGGCCATGGCCTGCGCAACGTCCCGGAGGTGCTGCTGCGCTGGCGGGACAGCAGCCAGCGGCTGACGTGGACGGACCCTCGCTACGCGGTGCGGCGCTTCGCCTGGACGAAGGCGCAGTACCTGGTGCGCGGAAGGGGGCCGCTGGCGGACGGGCGCCCTTGCACCATCTGGGGCGCCGGCCCGAGCGGAAAGACGCTGGCGCGCTTCCTCCGCGAGGAAGGAGCGACGGTGGAGCGCTTCGTGGAGGTCCACCCGCGCAAGGTGGGCACGCGCATCCAGGACACTCCCGTGGTGTCAGCGGATGCCCTGGGCCCGCCCGGACGGAGCCACCTGCTGGTCTGCGTGGGCGTGCGCTGGGCGCGAGAGGAGATTCGCGCGGACCTGGTCTCTTGGGGCTGGGTGGAGGGGCGGGACTTCACCTGCGTGGCGTGA
- a CDS encoding DUF255 domain-containing protein, with the protein MHRVPPWVLLLLTVACHSATVAPARGLVRPGTPARVDIVQARDQGLEQAFQWEPWGPDAFARAKREGRYILVDGAAEWCHWCHVMDETTYRDAEVGRLLRERFVTIRVDVDARPDLAERWVDYGWPATILLTPDAEEVGKYRGYLPPERLRPLLQRVEALSREARESPGAHVVDVPATSGLLPWVAARTVLALDGWYDTREGGWGDFQKLPLGGNTEFEVRRAMRGDTAARQRVAFTLERQRAVLDPVWGGVYQYSAGKDWTDPHFEKLMVMQAPNLEAYARAWALTREPALLADARGIARYMEGFLGAPDGTFFTNQDADVGAHDRSVPFVDGHVYYAKDDAGRRALGLPWVDSHVYARENGLAISALVALHEVTGDVAPLERARRAMDVLLGSHVAQGAVWREKGTRTGPRFLADAAALGRALAVLARVTGEGRYREAAEQVARKMMADFASAEGSALHEMTPDSDAVGVFARRERPFVHNVAAARFLAALHVLTGDAAWRERGRELLATVATPKTLADQGRMLGDFLLAADELGVVPWSEPPVTARRP; encoded by the coding sequence ATGCACCGCGTCCCGCCGTGGGTCCTCCTGCTGCTGACCGTCGCCTGCCACTCCGCCACGGTGGCGCCGGCGCGCGGGCTCGTCCGTCCCGGGACACCGGCGCGCGTGGACATCGTCCAGGCTCGCGACCAGGGACTGGAGCAGGCCTTCCAGTGGGAGCCCTGGGGCCCGGACGCCTTCGCGCGGGCGAAGCGCGAGGGGCGGTACATCCTCGTCGATGGCGCGGCGGAGTGGTGCCACTGGTGCCACGTCATGGACGAGACGACGTACCGCGACGCGGAAGTGGGCCGACTGCTGCGCGAGCGCTTCGTCACCATCCGCGTGGACGTGGACGCGCGCCCCGATCTGGCGGAGCGCTGGGTGGACTACGGGTGGCCCGCCACCATCCTGCTCACGCCGGACGCGGAGGAGGTGGGCAAGTATCGCGGCTACCTGCCGCCGGAGCGCCTGCGGCCGCTGCTCCAGCGCGTGGAGGCGCTGTCTCGCGAGGCCCGTGAATCCCCGGGAGCGCACGTCGTCGACGTGCCGGCGACGTCCGGGCTGCTGCCCTGGGTGGCGGCGCGCACGGTGCTCGCGCTCGACGGCTGGTACGACACGCGCGAAGGCGGCTGGGGTGACTTCCAGAAGTTGCCACTGGGTGGCAATACGGAGTTCGAGGTGCGCCGTGCCATGAGAGGCGACACCGCAGCACGGCAGCGGGTGGCCTTCACGCTGGAGCGCCAGCGCGCGGTGCTGGACCCGGTGTGGGGCGGCGTCTACCAGTACTCGGCCGGGAAGGACTGGACGGACCCGCACTTCGAGAAGCTGATGGTGATGCAGGCGCCGAACCTGGAGGCGTATGCGCGCGCCTGGGCCCTCACCCGCGAGCCCGCGCTGCTGGCGGATGCGCGGGGCATCGCGCGCTACATGGAGGGCTTCCTCGGCGCACCGGATGGGACGTTCTTCACGAACCAGGATGCGGACGTGGGAGCGCATGACCGGAGCGTGCCCTTCGTGGACGGGCACGTGTACTACGCGAAGGACGACGCGGGCCGCCGCGCGCTGGGCCTGCCGTGGGTGGACTCGCACGTGTACGCGAGGGAGAACGGACTGGCCATCTCCGCCCTCGTGGCGCTGCATGAGGTGACGGGGGATGTGGCGCCCCTGGAGCGTGCGCGCCGGGCCATGGACGTGTTGCTCGGCAGCCACGTGGCGCAAGGCGCGGTGTGGCGGGAGAAGGGCACGCGCACGGGGCCGCGCTTCCTCGCGGATGCGGCGGCGCTCGGACGGGCGCTGGCGGTGCTGGCACGGGTGACGGGAGAGGGGCGCTACCGCGAGGCCGCCGAGCAGGTGGCCCGGAAGATGATGGCGGACTTCGCCAGCGCGGAAGGCAGCGCGCTCCACGAGATGACACCGGACTCGGATGCCGTCGGCGTGTTTGCCCGGAGGGAGCGGCCGTTCGTCCACAACGTCGCGGCGGCGCGCTTCCTCGCGGCGCTGCACGTGCTCACGGGGGATGCGGCGTGGCGCGAGCGCGGCCGTGAGTTGCTGGCCACGGTGGCAACGCCGAAGACGCTGGCCGACCAGGGCCGGATGCTGGGCGATTTCCTCCTCGCGGCGGACGAGCTGGGCGTGGTGCCCTGGTCGGAGCCCCCGGTCACGGCGCGGCGTCCGTGA
- a CDS encoding RluA family pseudouridine synthase has product MKRRTFRAEGAVVGRAVADAVASELGMPEAEARKLVDVGAVYIAGRRSRDATAKLTAGQVVMVVLEEGGQSALAESAPAPVLRVLYEDADVIAVDKPAGLTAQPTEGRVGGSLVDLVSAHLGREAGLVHRLDRETSGVTVFGKSAEATSALAAEFREGRARKRYVAATGPGLPPSGTVDLPLSKDPSRPGRWRATRAANGVPALTDFRTLHSGPEFCVVELLPHTGRTHQLRAHLTALGAPILGDARYGGAKKAGGVEAPRCLLHAQALELGHPGTGQVLRVEAVVPEDLLRFFTAAGVAVPQGPIGGAKGN; this is encoded by the coding sequence GTGAAGCGAAGGACGTTCCGCGCGGAGGGCGCGGTGGTGGGGCGGGCCGTGGCGGACGCGGTGGCTTCCGAGCTGGGAATGCCGGAGGCGGAAGCGCGCAAGCTGGTGGACGTGGGCGCCGTGTACATCGCGGGCCGACGGAGCCGGGACGCGACGGCGAAGCTCACGGCGGGGCAGGTGGTGATGGTGGTGCTGGAGGAGGGCGGGCAGAGCGCCCTGGCGGAGTCGGCCCCGGCACCGGTGCTGCGCGTGCTCTACGAGGACGCGGACGTCATCGCCGTGGACAAGCCGGCGGGGCTCACGGCGCAGCCCACCGAGGGACGCGTGGGCGGGAGCCTCGTGGACCTGGTGAGCGCGCACCTGGGCCGCGAGGCGGGGCTGGTCCACCGGTTGGACCGGGAGACGTCCGGCGTCACGGTGTTCGGGAAGTCGGCGGAGGCCACGTCGGCGCTGGCCGCGGAGTTCCGCGAGGGACGCGCGCGCAAGCGGTACGTGGCGGCCACGGGGCCGGGACTGCCGCCCTCGGGGACGGTGGACCTGCCGCTGTCGAAGGACCCGTCACGCCCCGGACGCTGGCGGGCGACTCGCGCGGCCAACGGCGTGCCCGCGTTGACGGACTTCCGCACGCTCCATTCGGGCCCGGAGTTCTGCGTGGTGGAATTGCTGCCGCACACGGGCCGCACGCATCAGCTCCGCGCGCACCTGACGGCGCTCGGGGCGCCGATTCTCGGGGACGCGCGCTACGGCGGGGCGAAGAAGGCGGGCGGGGTGGAGGCGCCTCGCTGCCTGCTGCATGCGCAGGCGCTGGAATTGGGACACCCGGGCACGGGACAGGTGCTGCGCGTGGAGGCGGTGGTGCCGGAAGACCTGCTGCGCTTCTTCACGGCGGCGGGTGTCGCGGTGCCTCAGGGGCCCATCGGGGGAGCGAAGGGGAACTGA